GACCGTTCCGTTTCGGGCGACGAGGAGCTCGGCCCGGCCGCCGGGCGCCTTTCCGGCGAGGAGCTCGCGGAGCCGGGGCAGCTCTGCGCGGACGGAGTCCACCGCGAGGAGCTCGTCTCTCGCGGAAAGCCCGCCGAGAGAGGCAGGTGATCCGATCCCGACGCGCGTGACGACGACCTTCCCGCCCCGCTCCTCGAGGTCGGCGCCGAGGTCTCCCGCGGCTGACCCGGCCTCCGGCCCGAGCTCGAGGCCGGCGTACCCGAGGTACCTCGGCCAGTCGATCGCCGCGGTCGTCGCGACGTACCGGTCGAAGATCTCCGGGAGCGGCGTCCCGGCGGTCTCCTCGCAGACCCTCCGGAACTCTGCGTCCGTGAAGCCGCGTCCCTTCTCCTTCGCGAAGGTCCGGTAGAGCGTCCGCATCACGTCGTCGAGGGAGCGGCGGTTCGAGGTCGCGTGCCGGATTCCGAGGTCGAGGAGAAGCGAGACGGCGAGCCCCGAGTCGTACGGGGAGACGGTGATGTTCCGGAGGTGCTCGCTCCGGTCGAAGTAGCCGAACCACGTGTCGAAGCTCGCCTCGGCGGGCGACTGGAAGCGCCGGCCCGGGGAGCTCTCGTAGGAAGAGAGGCCCGATGCGAGCTGGCGGAGGTACTCCTCCGGGGTGTAGAAGCCGTTCCTCGCGAGGAGGAGGTCCTCGTAGTAGACCGTGGCTCCCTCGGAGAACCAGAGCATCCGCGTCAGGTTCTCCCGGTCGTAGTCGAAGGGGCCGAGGGCGATGGGGCGGATCCGCTTCACGTTGAAGTGGTGGAAGTACTCGTGGGCGATGAAGCGGAGCGTCCGGGCGTACCCGGCTGGGTCTGCCATCTTCTCCGCGTCGAAGGTGATCAGCTGGGAGTTCAGGTGCTCGAGGCCGCCGCCGCCGGGGCCGATGGAGATGAAGGCGTACCGCCGG
This portion of the Holophagales bacterium genome encodes:
- a CDS encoding M61 family metallopeptidase translates to MPKSRLMVLALLAGLAGPAGLAAPAAPAAGPARAAFTVSMPRPETRYLHVEATFEGLGGPTVELKLPAWSPGYYVLLDYAKNVGSFSARDASGRPLAWKKSAKNAWRVSTDGASSFHVAYDVYAAGGSIAESALDERQAFLSPTGLFVHPAGRIETPTTLTVERPKEWARISTGLDPVEGRPGTYSAPDFDVLYDSPLLVGNQEILSFEVDGIPHTFEGAGLGSLDRTRFVADLEAMVTATVRLIGEIPYRRYAFISIGPGGGGLEHLNSQLITFDAEKMADPAGYARTLRFIAHEYFHHFNVKRIRPIALGPFDYDRENLTRMLWFSEGATVYYEDLLLARNGFYTPEEYLRQLASGLSSYESSPGRRFQSPAEASFDTWFGYFDRSEHLRNITVSPYDSGLAVSLLLDLGIRHATSNRRSLDDVMRTLYRTFAKEKGRGFTDAEFRRVCEETAGTPLPEIFDRYVATTAAIDWPRYLGYAGLELGPEAGSAAGDLGADLEERGGKVVVTRVGIGSPASLGGLSARDELLAVDSVRAELPRLRELLAGKAPGGRAELLVARNGTVRTLDVTLGPPSGRTFRLRRVASPTPLQAAIYESWLKVTPAPN